In the Quadrisphaera sp. RL12-1S genome, one interval contains:
- a CDS encoding histidine phosphatase family protein: MSETGRLLLLRHGATEWSTSGRHTGSTDVPLTEVGEEQARGASRVLHRVLEGEPALVAVSPRQRAQRTARLAGLGVPVADGGLGGGEPVVLEDLAEWDYGAYEGLTTPQIREQRGDDWRVFRDGVAPGGQGQPPGEQLEQVAARCERVLERVRPALGRGDVVLVAHGHVLRVLAAVWLEAGPQAGAQLLLDTAAVCVLDAEHGVPGVRRWNLTPGLLT; the protein is encoded by the coding sequence GTGAGTGAGACGGGTCGTCTGCTGCTGCTGCGTCACGGTGCCACCGAGTGGTCGACCTCGGGTCGGCACACGGGGAGCACCGACGTTCCGCTGACGGAGGTGGGTGAGGAGCAGGCGCGCGGGGCGTCGCGGGTGCTGCACCGGGTGCTGGAGGGTGAGCCGGCGCTGGTGGCGGTGAGCCCTCGGCAGCGGGCGCAGCGCACGGCGCGGCTGGCGGGTCTGGGCGTGCCGGTGGCCGACGGTGGGCTCGGTGGTGGTGAGCCGGTGGTGCTGGAGGACCTGGCGGAGTGGGACTACGGGGCCTACGAGGGGCTGACGACGCCGCAGATCCGCGAGCAGCGGGGCGACGACTGGCGGGTGTTTCGCGACGGGGTGGCTCCCGGGGGGCAGGGGCAGCCGCCCGGTGAGCAGCTGGAGCAGGTCGCGGCGCGCTGCGAGCGGGTGCTGGAGCGGGTGCGGCCGGCGCTGGGGCGCGGTGACGTGGTGCTGGTGGCGCACGGGCACGTGCTGCGGGTGCTGGCGGCGGTGTGGCTGGAGGCCGGTCCGCAGGCGGGGGCGCAGCTGCTGCTGGACACCGCGGCGGTGTGCGTGCTGGACGCCGAGCACGGGGTGCCCGGGGTGAGGCGGTGGAACCTCACCCCGGGCCTGCTGACCTGA
- a CDS encoding DUF6204 family protein: MTTDQRPRDAASPRIPADPLAPATPAAPATSQTRTYRTEVVGQFDRPSGELRQRLLAAQGEHDVFSSAFTEDGCWTYGPTLTRFTVRHLLTVVSPSTVEANDDARTEALLRTMTILQDAGVSWRGDLSVSVTCLQDVRTRASKRTGRRSSS; the protein is encoded by the coding sequence ATGACGACGGACCAGCGCCCGCGCGACGCCGCGAGTCCCAGAATCCCAGCGGACCCGCTGGCGCCGGCGACACCAGCGGCACCAGCGACGTCCCAGACCCGGACCTACCGCACCGAGGTCGTCGGACAGTTCGACCGCCCCAGCGGTGAGCTGCGTCAGCGACTGCTGGCCGCCCAGGGCGAGCACGACGTGTTCTCCTCGGCGTTCACCGAGGACGGCTGCTGGACCTACGGGCCCACGCTGACGCGCTTCACCGTGCGCCACCTGCTCACCGTGGTCTCACCCAGCACCGTCGAGGCCAACGACGACGCCCGCACCGAGGCCCTGCTGCGGACGATGACGATCCTGCAGGACGCCGGCGTCTCCTGGCGCGGTGACCTCAGCGTCTCGGTCACATGCCTGCAGGACGTCAGGACCCGCGCCTCGAAGCGGACCGGTCGGCGCAGCAGCTCATGA
- a CDS encoding FecCD family ABC transporter permease: MIAPVDAPATPARPGRRSGSHPGQPLDLRPAQTARRSAVVLLLVLGVLLAVLASLALGSRALAPATVLEALRAGPAAAGPGGSEASVIVWQLRVPRTLLGLLAGAALGVAGGLMQGLTRNPLADPGLLGVTQGAALAVVVAAVTLGAGGVLTPTTTVTAALLGAAAGALVVVGIAAGGPRGRASTTSTGSAGGTDPLTLVLAGAAVTALLGALVQAVVLADATGLQAFRFWAVGALTGTGGVVALAAPVAAVGLVLGLLGARGLDLLALGDDLARGAGLRVGAARGLGVAAVVVLVGAATAACGPIGFVGLVVPHLARALVGPVHRWLLPVAGLCGAVLVLVADVLGRLVVGAGEVPVGVVLAVLGGPAFVVLVRRRRLVAL, encoded by the coding sequence GTGATCGCCCCCGTCGACGCCCCGGCGACCCCGGCGCGCCCCGGACGGCGCTCCGGGAGTCACCCCGGGCAGCCTCTCGACCTGCGCCCCGCGCAGACCGCCCGCCGCAGCGCCGTCGTCCTGCTCCTGGTGCTCGGGGTGCTGCTCGCCGTCCTGGCCAGCCTCGCCCTGGGCTCCCGGGCGCTGGCGCCGGCCACCGTGCTGGAGGCCCTGCGCGCGGGGCCGGCTGCCGCCGGCCCCGGGGGCAGCGAGGCCTCGGTGATCGTCTGGCAGCTGCGCGTGCCGCGCACCCTGCTCGGCCTGCTCGCCGGGGCGGCCCTCGGGGTGGCCGGCGGCCTCATGCAGGGCCTCACCCGCAACCCCCTCGCCGACCCCGGGCTGCTGGGCGTCACCCAGGGCGCCGCCCTGGCCGTGGTGGTGGCCGCCGTCACCCTCGGCGCCGGCGGCGTCCTGACCCCGACCACCACCGTCACCGCCGCCCTGCTCGGCGCCGCCGCGGGCGCCCTCGTGGTGGTCGGCATCGCCGCCGGCGGTCCCCGCGGCCGCGCCTCCACCACCTCCACGGGCAGCGCCGGCGGCACCGACCCCCTCACCCTCGTGCTCGCCGGCGCCGCGGTCACCGCCCTGCTCGGAGCCCTCGTGCAGGCCGTCGTCCTCGCCGACGCCACCGGCCTGCAGGCCTTCCGCTTCTGGGCCGTCGGAGCGCTCACCGGCACCGGCGGCGTCGTGGCGCTCGCGGCCCCGGTCGCCGCCGTCGGCCTCGTGCTGGGCCTGCTGGGTGCGCGCGGCCTGGACCTGCTGGCCCTCGGGGACGACCTCGCCCGCGGCGCCGGGCTGCGCGTCGGTGCCGCCCGCGGCCTGGGCGTGGCCGCCGTCGTCGTCCTGGTCGGCGCCGCCACCGCGGCGTGCGGGCCGATCGGCTTCGTGGGCCTGGTGGTCCCGCACCTGGCCCGCGCGCTGGTGGGTCCGGTGCACCGCTGGCTGCTGCCGGTGGCCGGGCTGTGCGGTGCGGTGCTCGTGCTCGTCGCCGACGTCCTGGGGCGGTTGGTGGTGGGCGCCGGGGAGGTGCCGGTCGGGGTGGTCCTGGCCGTGCTCGGCGGTCCCGCGTTCGTGGTGCTCGTGCGCCGGCGCCGGTTGGTGGCCCTGTGA
- a CDS encoding pyruvate carboxylase — protein MFRKVLVANRGEIAVRAFRAAVELGARTVAVYPYEDRGAVHRIKADEAYQIGERGHPVRAYLDVDEIVRVARESGADAVYPGYGFLSENPRLAQACADAGITFVGPPPGVLELAGNKVRALARARAAGIPVLRSSAPSADVDELVAAADGIGFPVFVKAVAGGGGRGMRRVDDPAALAEALATAMREAEGAFGDPTVFLEQAVLRPRHIEVQVLSDGTAGTHAPGSAGATDDGFVHLFERDCSLQRRHQKVIEIAPAPNLDTELRDALTRDALAFARSIGYVNAGTVEFLVETAGERAGQHVFIEMNPRIQVEHTVTEEVTDVDLVQSQMRIASGETFADLDLSQDRIVLRGAALQCRVTTEDPANGFRPDTGTITAYRSAAGAGVRLDGGTIDTGVEISAHFDSMLVKVTCRGRDFPTAVRRQRRALAEFRVRGVSTNIPFLQAVLDDPAFIAGDVATSFIEERPELVRARTPADRGTKLMTYLADVTVHRPHGEAPTSLAPAAKLPAHVDLEAPAPDGSRQRLLDLGPAAWAAALRAQVPVAVTDTTFRDAHQSLLATRVRTRDLVAVAPHLARALPGLLSVECWGGATYDVALRFLGEDPWDRLAALREAMPNLALQMLLRGRNTVGYTPYPEAVTRAFVAEATATGVDVFRIFDALNDITQIRPAIEAVLETGTAVAEGTLCYTSDLSDPSEHLYTLDYYLRLAEQVVEAGAHVLAVKDMAGLLRPPAAKKLVSALRLRFDLPVHLHTHDTAGGQLATLLAAVDAGVDAVDVAAAPMAGTTSQPPASALVAALRHTERDTGLDLRAVMDLEPYWEAVRRLYAPFESGVGAPTGRVYDHEIPGGQLSNLRQQAIALGVGEKFEQVEAMYHAADRILGHLVKVTPSSKVVGDLALHLVAVGADPKDFAADPQRFDVPDSVIGFLSGELGTPPGGWPEPFRTKALAGRTAAPQEVALSGQDEAGLSAPADLVTDGAGGGEGRGTSPSRRDLLNRLLFPGPSAELARVREAYGDVSVLDTRDYLYGLRRGEESVIALGRGVSLIAGLEAVGEPDEKAVRTVMTVLNGQLRPVAVRDRTLEVSVASAEKADPARPGHVASPFAGVVTLVVAEGEAVEAGQTVATIEAMKMEASITTPVAGTVRRLAIGKVQQVEGGDLVVEVATS, from the coding sequence GTGTTCCGCAAGGTCCTGGTCGCCAACCGCGGGGAGATCGCCGTGCGCGCCTTCCGCGCCGCCGTCGAGCTGGGGGCCCGCACCGTGGCGGTCTACCCCTACGAGGACCGCGGCGCGGTGCACCGCATCAAGGCCGACGAGGCCTACCAGATCGGTGAGCGCGGCCACCCCGTGCGCGCCTACCTCGACGTCGACGAGATCGTCCGCGTCGCCCGCGAGTCCGGCGCCGACGCGGTCTACCCCGGCTACGGCTTCCTCTCGGAGAACCCCCGGCTCGCGCAGGCCTGCGCCGACGCCGGCATCACCTTCGTGGGGCCCCCGCCCGGCGTCCTGGAGCTGGCCGGCAACAAGGTCCGCGCCCTGGCCCGGGCGCGCGCGGCCGGGATCCCCGTGCTGCGCTCCTCGGCGCCGTCGGCCGACGTCGACGAGCTGGTCGCGGCCGCCGACGGCATCGGGTTCCCCGTCTTCGTCAAGGCCGTCGCCGGTGGCGGCGGGCGGGGCATGCGCCGCGTCGACGACCCCGCCGCGCTCGCGGAGGCCCTCGCCACCGCCATGCGCGAGGCCGAGGGCGCCTTCGGCGACCCGACGGTGTTCCTGGAGCAGGCGGTGCTGCGCCCGCGCCACATCGAGGTGCAGGTGCTGTCCGACGGCACGGCCGGCACCCACGCCCCCGGCAGCGCCGGCGCGACCGACGACGGCTTCGTCCACCTGTTCGAACGCGACTGCTCCCTGCAGCGGCGCCACCAGAAGGTCATCGAGATCGCCCCCGCGCCCAACCTCGACACCGAGCTGCGCGACGCCCTCACCCGTGACGCCCTCGCCTTCGCCCGCTCCATCGGCTACGTCAACGCCGGCACCGTGGAGTTCCTCGTCGAGACCGCCGGCGAGCGCGCCGGCCAGCACGTCTTCATCGAGATGAACCCCCGCATCCAGGTCGAGCACACCGTCACCGAGGAGGTCACCGACGTCGACCTCGTCCAGTCCCAGATGCGCATCGCCTCCGGGGAGACCTTCGCCGACCTCGACCTGTCCCAGGACCGCATCGTCCTGCGCGGCGCCGCCCTGCAGTGCCGCGTCACCACCGAGGACCCCGCCAACGGCTTCCGCCCCGACACCGGCACCATCACCGCCTACCGCTCCGCCGCCGGCGCCGGCGTCCGCCTGGACGGCGGCACCATCGACACCGGCGTGGAGATCAGCGCCCACTTCGACTCCATGCTCGTCAAGGTCACCTGCCGCGGGCGCGACTTCCCCACCGCCGTGCGCCGCCAGCGCCGCGCGCTCGCGGAGTTCCGCGTGCGCGGGGTCAGCACCAACATCCCCTTCCTGCAGGCCGTCCTGGACGACCCGGCCTTCATCGCCGGGGACGTGGCCACCTCCTTCATCGAGGAGCGCCCCGAGCTGGTCAGGGCCCGCACCCCCGCCGACCGCGGCACCAAGCTCATGACCTACCTCGCCGACGTCACGGTGCACCGCCCCCACGGGGAGGCACCCACCTCCCTCGCCCCGGCCGCGAAGCTGCCCGCGCACGTCGACCTGGAGGCGCCCGCCCCGGACGGCTCCCGCCAGCGCCTGCTCGACCTCGGCCCGGCCGCCTGGGCGGCGGCCCTGCGCGCCCAGGTGCCCGTGGCCGTCACCGACACCACCTTCCGCGACGCCCACCAGAGCCTGCTGGCCACCCGCGTGCGCACCCGGGACCTGGTGGCCGTGGCCCCGCACCTGGCCCGGGCGCTGCCGGGCCTGCTGAGCGTGGAGTGCTGGGGAGGGGCCACCTACGACGTCGCCCTGCGCTTCCTCGGCGAGGACCCCTGGGACCGCCTGGCCGCCCTGCGCGAGGCGATGCCCAACCTGGCGCTGCAGATGCTGCTGCGCGGGCGCAACACCGTCGGGTACACCCCCTACCCCGAGGCCGTCACCCGCGCCTTCGTCGCCGAGGCCACCGCCACCGGCGTGGACGTCTTCCGCATCTTCGACGCCCTCAACGACATCACCCAGATCCGCCCCGCCATCGAGGCCGTGCTGGAGACCGGCACCGCCGTCGCCGAGGGCACCCTGTGCTACACCTCCGACCTGTCCGACCCGTCCGAACACCTGTACACGCTCGACTACTACCTGCGCCTGGCCGAGCAGGTCGTCGAGGCCGGCGCCCACGTCCTGGCCGTCAAGGACATGGCCGGCCTGCTGCGCCCCCCGGCCGCCAAGAAGCTGGTGTCCGCGCTTCGGCTGCGCTTCGACCTCCCCGTCCACCTCCACACCCACGACACCGCCGGCGGGCAGCTGGCCACCCTGCTGGCCGCCGTGGACGCCGGTGTCGACGCCGTCGACGTCGCCGCCGCCCCCATGGCCGGCACCACCAGCCAGCCCCCCGCCTCGGCCCTGGTCGCCGCCCTGCGCCACACCGAGCGCGACACCGGCCTGGACCTGCGCGCCGTCATGGACCTGGAGCCCTACTGGGAGGCCGTCCGCCGCCTCTACGCCCCCTTCGAGTCCGGCGTCGGCGCCCCCACCGGCCGCGTCTACGACCACGAGATCCCCGGCGGGCAGCTGTCCAACCTGCGCCAGCAGGCCATCGCCCTCGGCGTGGGGGAGAAGTTCGAGCAGGTCGAGGCGATGTACCACGCCGCCGACCGCATCCTGGGCCACCTGGTCAAGGTCACCCCCTCCTCCAAGGTCGTCGGGGACCTCGCCCTCCACCTCGTCGCCGTCGGCGCCGACCCGAAGGACTTCGCCGCCGACCCCCAGCGCTTCGACGTCCCCGACTCCGTCATCGGCTTCCTGTCCGGAGAGCTCGGCACCCCGCCCGGCGGCTGGCCCGAGCCCTTCCGCACCAAGGCGCTCGCGGGCCGCACCGCCGCACCCCAGGAGGTGGCGCTGAGCGGCCAGGACGAGGCCGGGCTCAGCGCGCCCGCCGACCTGGTCACCGACGGAGCTGGCGGCGGTGAGGGCCGCGGCACCAGCCCGTCCCGCCGGGACCTGCTGAACCGGCTGCTCTTCCCCGGCCCGTCCGCGGAGCTGGCGCGGGTGCGCGAGGCCTACGGGGACGTCTCGGTGCTGGACACCCGCGACTACCTCTACGGCCTGCGCCGCGGGGAGGAGTCCGTCATCGCGCTCGGCCGCGGTGTCTCGCTCATCGCGGGCCTGGAGGCCGTGGGCGAGCCCGACGAGAAGGCCGTGCGCACCGTGATGACGGTGCTCAACGGCCAGCTGCGCCCGGTGGCGGTGCGCGACCGGACCCTGGAGGTCTCCGTCGCCTCCGCCGAGAAGGCCGACCCGGCCCGTCCCGGTCACGTCGCCTCCCCGTTCGCGGGCGTGGTCACCCTCGTCGTCGCCGAGGGCGAGGCCGTCGAGGCCGGCCAGACGGTCGCCACGATCGAGGCCATGAAGATGGAGGCCTCCATCACCACCCCCGTCGCCGGCACGGTGCGCCGCCTGGCCATCGGGAAGGTGCAGCAGGTGGAGGGCGGCGACCTGGTCGTGGAGGTCGCCACCAGCTGA
- a CDS encoding FecCD family ABC transporter permease: protein MSTRPLAPLAPLAPLLAPAPGTLALRLGPLSLRLHTRAAVLVAAALALLVLVVAVDLSRGSAPLGLSEVFSVLTGGGERGARFVVTELRLPRTSTAVAVGALLGLSGALLQAFARNPLASPDVLGVDRGAAAGAVLVILAATAAPGLAGPLSAVGVPLAAGAGALGTAALVYALAWRGGVHGTRLVLVGIGIAAALQGLISWMLIGARLDWAAQAVRYLSGSLSGRGWEQAAQAGATLAVLVPLALVLGHRLDALVLGDDSARALGVPLQRSQLAVLLVSVVAASAAVVAAGPIGFVALLVPQVALRLAGRAARGRPPVLLSALLGAVLVVLADCVGRTALGGEVPVGVVTSIIGAPYLIWLLVRRSRERTF from the coding sequence GTGAGCACCCGCCCCCTCGCCCCCCTCGCGCCCCTCGCCCCGCTGCTGGCCCCGGCGCCCGGGACCCTCGCGCTGCGCCTGGGGCCGCTGTCGCTGCGCCTGCACACCCGCGCCGCGGTGCTCGTGGCCGCCGCCCTGGCGCTGCTCGTGCTCGTCGTGGCCGTGGACCTGTCCCGCGGGTCCGCCCCGCTGGGCCTGAGCGAGGTGTTCTCCGTCCTCACCGGCGGCGGGGAGCGCGGCGCCCGCTTCGTGGTCACCGAGCTGCGCCTGCCGCGCACCAGCACCGCCGTCGCCGTCGGCGCCCTCCTGGGCCTGTCCGGGGCGCTGCTGCAGGCCTTCGCCCGCAACCCCCTGGCCAGCCCCGACGTCCTCGGCGTCGACCGGGGCGCCGCCGCCGGCGCGGTGCTGGTCATCCTCGCCGCCACCGCCGCCCCCGGGCTGGCCGGGCCGCTGTCGGCGGTGGGCGTCCCCCTGGCCGCCGGCGCCGGTGCCCTGGGCACCGCCGCCCTCGTCTACGCCCTCGCCTGGCGCGGCGGCGTCCACGGCACCCGCCTGGTGCTCGTCGGCATCGGCATCGCCGCCGCCCTGCAGGGCCTCATCTCCTGGATGCTCATCGGCGCCCGCCTCGACTGGGCCGCCCAGGCCGTGCGCTACCTGTCGGGGTCGCTGTCCGGGCGGGGCTGGGAGCAGGCCGCCCAGGCCGGCGCCACCCTCGCGGTGCTCGTGCCGCTGGCGCTGGTGCTCGGGCACCGCCTGGACGCCCTCGTGCTGGGGGACGACTCCGCCCGCGCTCTGGGCGTGCCGCTGCAGCGCAGCCAGCTCGCGGTCCTGCTGGTGTCGGTGGTCGCGGCGTCCGCCGCCGTGGTGGCCGCCGGGCCGATCGGCTTCGTGGCGCTGCTGGTGCCGCAGGTGGCGCTGCGCCTGGCCGGCAGGGCGGCCCGCGGCCGCCCCCCGGTGCTGCTGTCCGCCCTGCTGGGGGCGGTGCTGGTGGTGCTGGCCGACTGCGTCGGACGCACCGCCCTGGGCGGGGAGGTGCCCGTCGGGGTGGTCACCTCGATCATCGGCGCCCCCTACCTGATCTGGCTGCTCGTGCGCAGATCCCGCGAGAGGACCTTCTGA
- a CDS encoding PPOX class F420-dependent oxidoreductase has product MARTIATTNRVDLAGLLDFARTRHDVVLTTFRRDGTLQSSPVTCGVTGVGEQARFVVSTYPDRAKAVNLRRDPRASLVVLSPGFGNEWVQVDGTAQVVDGEEAVEPLVEYFRCISGEHPDWEEYRQAMRTQGKSLISITPTRWGPVATGGFPARLA; this is encoded by the coding sequence ATGGCACGCACCATCGCGACCACGAACCGCGTCGACCTCGCCGGGCTCCTCGACTTCGCGCGCACGCGCCACGACGTCGTCCTGACCACCTTCCGCCGCGACGGGACGCTGCAGTCCTCCCCGGTGACGTGCGGCGTCACCGGCGTCGGGGAACAGGCCCGGTTCGTGGTGTCCACCTACCCCGACCGCGCCAAGGCGGTGAACCTCCGCCGCGACCCGCGCGCCTCCCTGGTGGTGCTCTCGCCCGGCTTCGGCAACGAGTGGGTGCAGGTGGACGGGACCGCGCAGGTCGTGGACGGCGAGGAGGCCGTGGAGCCGCTGGTGGAGTACTTCCGCTGCATCTCCGGGGAGCACCCCGACTGGGAGGAGTACCGCCAGGCGATGCGCACACAGGGCAAGTCCCTCATCAGCATCACCCCCACCCGCTGGGGACCGGTGGCCACCGGCGGGTTCCCCGCCCGGCTCGCCTGA
- a CDS encoding ABC transporter substrate-binding protein — MTRPTPHLASLLGAHLPPAGAGTSRRAVLLAGAGGLAGLLAACGSSSPDPGAAGGEATARPGGASPTSGPWTFTDDRGRTTTLDAVPTRIAGYADEVSALWGFGITPVGVWHRYPLSEDANFTGRDTTGVTVLGSTYGEIDLEALAALAPDVLVVPGYPADSSGKLGEQLFSFTDQAQQDAAAKIAPIVAIAQKGTSADVIARNGELAASLGADLDDDANTRARADWEAACDRVRAAASRDLVVGALYATPGDGMYWAKASDDPGLAFYASLGVRFLPLSTSEYYWEQASWENAGKYTPDVVLYSPIDALDAAGLKAQPTFAPTPAAQADQLYPWYFGSMDHVQQARVLNALADDLEKAQKVTA; from the coding sequence ATGACCCGCCCCACGCCCCACCTCGCCTCCCTGCTGGGCGCCCACCTGCCCCCCGCCGGCGCAGGCACCTCCCGCCGCGCCGTCCTGCTCGCCGGCGCCGGCGGACTGGCCGGCCTGCTCGCCGCCTGCGGCTCCAGCAGCCCCGACCCCGGCGCGGCAGGCGGTGAGGCGACGGCCCGCCCCGGCGGCGCCAGCCCCACCTCCGGCCCCTGGACCTTCACCGACGACCGCGGCCGCACCACCACCCTGGACGCCGTCCCCACCCGCATCGCCGGCTACGCCGACGAGGTCAGCGCCCTGTGGGGCTTCGGCATCACCCCCGTGGGCGTCTGGCACCGCTACCCCCTGTCCGAGGACGCCAACTTCACCGGCCGCGACACCACCGGCGTGACCGTCCTCGGCTCCACCTACGGCGAGATCGACCTCGAGGCGCTCGCGGCGCTGGCCCCCGACGTCCTCGTCGTCCCCGGCTACCCCGCCGACTCCTCCGGGAAGCTCGGCGAGCAGCTGTTCTCCTTCACCGACCAGGCCCAGCAGGACGCCGCCGCCAAGATCGCCCCCATCGTCGCCATCGCCCAGAAGGGCACCTCCGCCGACGTCATCGCCCGCAACGGCGAGCTCGCCGCCTCCCTGGGTGCGGACCTCGACGACGACGCCAACACCCGCGCGAGGGCCGACTGGGAGGCGGCCTGCGACCGCGTGCGCGCCGCGGCCTCCCGGGACCTGGTGGTCGGCGCCCTCTACGCCACCCCCGGTGACGGCATGTACTGGGCCAAGGCCTCCGACGACCCCGGCCTGGCCTTCTACGCCTCCCTCGGCGTGCGCTTCCTCCCGCTGTCCACCAGCGAGTACTACTGGGAGCAGGCCTCCTGGGAGAACGCCGGGAAGTACACCCCCGACGTCGTCCTCTACAGCCCCATCGACGCCCTGGACGCCGCCGGCCTCAAGGCCCAGCCCACCTTCGCGCCCACCCCCGCGGCCCAGGCCGACCAGCTCTACCCCTGGTACTTCGGCTCCATGGACCACGTCCAGCAGGCCCGCGTGCTCAACGCGCTCGCCGACGACCTCGAGAAGGCCCAGAAGGTCACAGCCTGA
- a CDS encoding glycosyltransferase yields MTVLDVVVPVYNEQDDLPGCVRALHAHLLAHLPYSFCVTVVDNASTDATLVTAHALAAELDSPGAGVKVVHLDRKGRGGALRAAWSASPAQVVAYMDVDLSTDLAALLPLVAPLVSGHSDVAIGTRLHRASRVVRGPKREVVSRCYNALLRSTLRVRFSDAQCGFKAVRKEVAGALLPLVVDDGWFFDTELLVLAERAGLRIHEVPVDWVDDPDSRVDIVATAAADLRGLARLASSLARGELPLADVHAALVTRPSPTSPTGLLSQVLRFAVVGVASTLAYALLYLLLRPVLGPQGANLASLLVTAVANTAANRAFTFGVRGRSQVARHQAQGLVVFGICWGLTSGSLVLLHAVAPGASHVVEVVALTAANLAGTVLRFLLLRVWVFRGQRVPSADWRG; encoded by the coding sequence GTGACCGTGCTCGACGTCGTCGTCCCGGTCTACAACGAGCAGGACGACCTTCCCGGGTGCGTGCGGGCCCTGCACGCCCACCTGCTGGCGCACCTGCCGTACTCCTTCTGCGTCACCGTGGTCGACAACGCCAGCACCGACGCCACCCTGGTCACCGCGCACGCCCTGGCCGCCGAGCTGGACTCCCCCGGAGCCGGGGTGAAGGTGGTCCACCTGGACCGCAAGGGCCGCGGCGGGGCGCTGCGCGCGGCGTGGTCGGCCTCTCCCGCGCAGGTGGTGGCCTACATGGACGTGGACCTGTCCACCGACCTCGCCGCGCTGCTGCCGCTGGTGGCACCCCTGGTCTCGGGGCACTCCGACGTGGCCATCGGCACCCGGCTGCACCGCGCCTCCCGGGTGGTGCGCGGCCCCAAGCGCGAGGTCGTCTCGCGCTGCTACAACGCGCTGCTGCGCTCCACGCTGCGGGTGCGCTTCTCCGACGCCCAGTGCGGCTTCAAGGCGGTGCGCAAGGAGGTCGCCGGGGCGCTGCTGCCGCTGGTGGTCGACGACGGCTGGTTCTTCGACACCGAGCTGCTGGTGCTCGCCGAGCGTGCGGGCCTGCGCATCCACGAGGTCCCCGTGGACTGGGTGGACGACCCCGACTCCCGCGTCGACATCGTCGCCACCGCCGCCGCTGACCTGCGGGGCCTGGCGCGCCTGGCCTCCTCCCTGGCCCGGGGGGAGCTGCCCCTGGCCGACGTCCACGCCGCCCTGGTGACGCGCCCCTCCCCCACCTCCCCCACGGGCCTGCTCTCGCAGGTGCTGCGGTTCGCGGTGGTCGGGGTGGCCAGCACCCTGGCGTACGCCCTGCTGTACCTGCTGCTGCGGCCGGTGCTCGGGCCGCAGGGCGCCAACCTGGCCTCCCTGCTGGTGACCGCGGTGGCCAACACCGCCGCCAACCGCGCCTTCACCTTCGGGGTGCGGGGGCGCTCGCAGGTGGCCCGCCACCAGGCGCAGGGCCTGGTGGTCTTCGGCATCTGCTGGGGCCTGACCTCGGGGTCGCTGGTGCTCCTGCACGCCGTCGCGCCGGGCGCCTCCCACGTGGTGGAGGTGGTGGCACTGACCGCGGCCAACCTCGCCGGCACCGTGCTGCGCTTCCTGCTGCTGCGGGTGTGGGTCTTCCGGGGCCAGCGGGTCCCCAGCGCCGACTGGCGCGGCTGA
- a CDS encoding ABC transporter ATP-binding protein produces MTTTSTTPTTSTSRLRAEAVRLAYGERVVVGGSSGGLDLAVPDGALTAVVGPNGCGKSTVLRALGRLLRPTAGQVLLDGRAIDSMPTRAVAQQLALLPQSPTAPEGLTVRDLVSRGRHPHQRWFSTASAADDDAVARALERVGVLDLADRVVDELSGGQRQRAWIALALAQETDLLLLDEPTTFLDLCHQLEVLDLVHGLVHPTSPASPAGTSAATSAGGRTAVVVLHDLNLTARYADHVVAVQAGAVVATGTPAEVLTEELLERVFGVRARVLEDPVAGGPLIVPLAGRHALAPTA; encoded by the coding sequence ATGACCACCACTTCCACCACTCCCACCACCTCCACCAGCAGGTTGCGCGCCGAGGCGGTGCGCCTGGCCTACGGCGAGCGCGTCGTCGTCGGCGGCTCCAGCGGTGGCCTGGACCTGGCCGTCCCCGACGGCGCCCTCACGGCGGTCGTCGGCCCCAACGGGTGCGGCAAGTCCACGGTGCTGCGCGCCCTGGGGCGCCTGCTGCGGCCCACCGCCGGACAGGTGCTGCTCGACGGGCGCGCCATCGACTCGATGCCCACCCGCGCGGTGGCCCAGCAGCTGGCCCTGCTGCCCCAGAGCCCCACCGCTCCGGAGGGCCTGACCGTGAGGGACCTGGTCTCCCGCGGTCGCCACCCGCACCAGCGCTGGTTCTCCACCGCCTCCGCCGCCGACGACGACGCCGTGGCCCGCGCCCTGGAGCGCGTCGGCGTGCTCGACCTGGCCGACCGCGTGGTCGACGAGCTCTCCGGCGGGCAGCGCCAGCGGGCGTGGATCGCGCTGGCCCTGGCCCAGGAGACCGACCTGCTCCTGCTGGACGAGCCGACCACCTTCCTGGACCTGTGCCACCAGCTGGAGGTGCTCGACCTGGTGCACGGGCTCGTGCACCCCACCAGCCCCGCCAGCCCTGCTGGCACCTCTGCTGCCACCTCTGCTGGGGGGCGCACCGCCGTCGTCGTCCTGCACGACCTCAACCTCACCGCCCGCTACGCCGACCACGTCGTCGCGGTGCAGGCCGGAGCCGTGGTGGCCACCGGGACCCCCGCCGAGGTGCTCACCGAGGAACTGCTCGAACGCGTGTTCGGCGTCCGGGCGCGGGTGCTGGAGGACCCCGTCGCCGGGGGACCGCTCATCGTCCCCCTCGCCGGTCGGCACGCCCTCGCCCCCACCGCCTGA